In one Lycorma delicatula isolate Av1 chromosome 5, ASM4794821v1, whole genome shotgun sequence genomic region, the following are encoded:
- the LOC142325328 gene encoding uncharacterized protein LOC142325328 isoform X3 → MGCVQSYFKRAHNTGLSPSSTQDSNSKAGGNGEIQVGDGSEKENKTSLSNEKLPEEPESNDTSYGVEATAVRTLAATTGTVAILGTTAKTGEKSKSQTDLTEDTDDIELSIDEKNDSSKSPDNKDNSETNIKQTDETNKRDEKINVSNKSEIKNVIIENEKQKNTATLNGASKQEESNKLNEISNVPEQSAAIENHVKADINTAVENSSDIQINSIDAESEKTTNEPSLKQTTTAVVENVKSSDSESGTSVLVNGEINNSLNDKDDVCSSEDNIDEDEERPATVVEIEKDKVENECKSRSSVSENSGSDDTKGINDDISSEQLRTNSFSDTTLSESFNAELDSVKQSPEAKEEINIGEEQTDDAIIIENLSLTNRDITEIKNIDKQSESPVAGKTSQKENRNDEEKEDEEQTTKAEIPENIAEKPQAEIKEQVSVSVTPTNQEKQNKIKDESIKKPEQELNTEKAEVKEETITPETLKKVESVLPEKDELPSKADEDNKLESAATTIQATFRGYQTRQTLLKKENEADIGKSKSKEEMYEPETKTEKEDTKLENAATTIQATFRGYQTRQTLQKKENDIDIEKEETKEEKPKIEVTNAEKDDKSLFEDETLAQAATTIQATFRGYQTRQNLQNRINDGSGDTKLSEEDTEYKIKTEEPTSLDRDNVDKTLENAATTIQATFRGYQTRQSLQNKTNNIAEDTKLSKEDEEEDKIKTEKLGNLDKKYNVDKTLENAATTIQASFRGYQTRQNLQKPDSEKNSEEHESIKDKKDQIVEERKEIEKKESVEEKKEIVEETKKIEKEESVEDVKASTVEEETKESAADNDKDKESLENAATTIQAAFKGYQVRQNIEKQKITENDSDEIKDEINIDPVTRISIKQKSEKPDESKIDEKVTSKENEKVSIPDSSTESDKTESEERDKLESPVPINIQSSLKSSQPRKNLEKRVTIAEDFMEESPVDDEKEFAAATKIQAGFRGFQVRKKLQDDKIEDEDESTEPPISLTPEVIESVKEEVDDICKQAVEATENMIRCGTDVLFRAKLGSGSRNEDDEESGSEIFDSEQLDITEAAHKTVQSIVEEAEQIADERLNSAATKIQASFRGFQARKNLDKTEEADGIPDFPPSTDEDYLFGTPVLDEDLPPPDFEALESSYSEEVATEPLDIPPPLENLPIPESEEVSEASTEVNDDDLRYLQRKQECDELKKTKEFETSSEGESSLSSAATKIQAGVRGYLTRKHINNQPGGTTSTSGASIPSSDQSLGDLGSSKDEDGPVKSMISTEEETEICRHPSTPEKSEQRPSSIDSKLSKKRMSLDSRLIVYPASKNARPMRAMSVSSPRDDISNEQVWQTLQQELSTAATRIQSNYRGYRARKQLTRGDAVQMATTSTSATGTTTPSSGSLDGRNSRTGGAADRTSGEYHDMIALTPPTITTLGEENEDVEVEEKKEEEERKPSGEGRETPAGDVTAPTSEEESKMVKRRHADISDDNDNKEETDDQGKAATKIQAGFRGYKTRKEMKMDDDKSSKTEKPQSSDNSNNLSESKSNESKSPSTRHSKDAENEAAAKIQAGFRGMKTRQELKAKQNCTKHIIRKY, encoded by the exons cTCATAACACTGGATTATCACCATCTTCAACACAAGATTCTAACAGTAAAGCTGGAGGAAATGGAGAAATACAAGTGGGAGATGGTagtgaaaaggaaaataaaacatcATTGTCAAATGAAAAACTCCCTGAAGAACCAGAAAGTAATGATACTTCATATGGTGTTGAAGCAACAGCCGTAAGAACACTTGCTGCAACAACAGGTACAGTAGCAATTTTAGGAACAACAGCTAAAACTGGTGAAAAATCAAAATCTCAAACTGATTTAACTGAAGACACAGATGATATAGAATTATCTATAGATGAGAAAAATGATAGTAGTAAATCTCCAGATAATAAAGATAACAGTGAAACAAATATAAAGCAAACTGATGAAACtaacaaaagagatgaaaaaattaatgtaagtaataaaagtgaaattaaaaatgtaattatagaaaatgaaaaacaaaaaaatacagcaacACTTAATGGTGCTAGTAAACAAGaagaaagcaataaattaaacgaaattagCAATGTGCCAGAACAATCTGCAGCTATTGAAAATCATGTAAAAGCAGATATAAATACTGCAGTAGAAAACTCAAGTGATATTCAGATTAATTCAATAGATGCTGAAAgtgaaaaaacaacaaatgaacCTTCTTTAAAACAAACAACAACTGCTGTAGTTGAAAATGTTAAATCAAGCGACAGTGAATCAGGAACAAGTGTATTAGTAAATGGAGAGATTAATAATTCATTGAATGATAAAGATGATGTCTGTTCGTCAGAAGACAACatagatgaagatgaagaaagaCCTGCAACAGTAGTtgaaatagaaaaagataaagtagaaaatgaatgtaaaagtCGAAGTTCAGTATCTGAAAATAGTGGCAGTGATGATACTAAAGGAATAAATGATGATATTTCAAGTGAACAATTAAGGACTAATAGTTTTTCAGACACAACATTATCAGAATCATTTAATGCTGAATTAGACAGTGTAAAACAATCACCTGAAGCAAAAGAAGAGATTAACATAGGTGAAGAACAAACAGATGAtgcaattattattgaaaatttatctttaacaaaCAGGGATATAACtgagataaaaaatatagataagcAGTCAGAATCTCCAGTAGCTGGTAAAACATcacaaaaagaaaacagaaatgaTGAGGAAAAAGAAGACGAAGAACAAACAACAAAAGCAGAAATTCCTGAAAATATAGCAGAAAAGCCACAAGCAGAAATCAAAGAACAGGTTTCTGTAAGTGTAACACCAACTAATcaagagaaacaaaataaaataaaagacgaaAGTATTAAAAAACCAGAGCAAGAACTAAATACAGAAAAGGCTGAGGTGAAAGAAGAAACAATTACCCCTGAAACTCTGAAAAAAGTAGAAAGTGTTTTACCAGAAAAAGATGAATTACCATCTAAAGCAGATGAAGATAATAAACTGGAATCAGCCGCTACAACGATACAAGCTACATTCAGAGGATATCAGACACGACAAACTTTACTAAAGAAAGAGAATGAAGCAGATATTGGGAAAAGTAAATCAAAAGAAGAAATGTATGAACcagaaacaaaaactgaaaaagaagacACAAAGTTAGAGAATGCTGCAACCACAATACAAGCAACTTTCAGAGGATACCAAACAAGACAGACCCTACAGAAGAAGGAAAATGACATAGATATTGAAAAAGAGGAAACCAAAGAAGAAAAACCTAAAATAGAAGTAACAAATGCTGAAAAGGATGATAAATCTCTTTTTGAAGACGAAACTTTAGCGCAAGCTGCAACAACAATACAAGCCACCTTCAGAGGGTATCAAACAAGACAGAACCTGCAAAACAGAATAAACGATGGAAGTGGAGACACAAAACTATCCGAAGAAGACAcagagtataaaattaaaacagaggaACCAACCAGTTTAGATAGAGACAATGTCGATAAAACTCTTGAAAATGCTGCAACAACAATACAAGCCACTTTTAGAGGATATCAGACAAGACAAAgcctacaaaataaaacaaacaacataGCTGAAGACACAAAATTATCCAAAGAAGACGaagaagaagataaaattaaaacagagaaACTTggcaatttagataaaaaatataacgtgGATAAAACTCTTGAAAATGCTGCAACAACAATACAAGCTAGTTTCAGAGGTTATCAAACAAGACAAAACCTACAAAAGCCAGACAGTGAAAAAAATTCAGAGGAACATGAatctataaaagataaaaaagatcagattgtagaagaaagaaaggaaattgAGAAGAAAGAATCAGTggaggaaaaaaaagaaattgtagaagaaacaaaaaaaattgaaaaggaagAATCAGTAGAGGATGTAAAAGCAAGCACAGTTgaagaagaaacaaaagaatCAGCAGCTGATAATGACAAAGATAAGGAATCTTTGGAAAATGCTGCAACTACAATTCAAGCAGCATTTAAAGGATATCAGGTAAGAcagaatattgaaaaacaaaaaattactgaaaatgatagtgatgaaataaaggatgaaataaatattgatcCAGTAACAAGaatatctataaaacaaaaatcagaaaaacctGATGAgtcaaaaattgatgaaaaagttacttcaaaggaaaatgaaaaagtaagtaTACCTGACAGCTCTACAGAATCTGATAAAACTGAAAGTGAGGAAAGAGATAAATTAGAATCACCAGTTCCAATAAATATTCAATCTAGTTTAAAAAGTAGTCAACCCAGAAAAAATTTGGAGAAAAGGGTTACAATAGCTGAAGATTTTATGGAAGAAAGTCCTGTAGATGATGAGAAAGAATTTGCAGCTGCAACAAAAATCCAGGCAGGTTTTAGGGGATTTCAAGTACGGAAAAAACTTCAAGATGATAAAatagaggatgaagatgaatcaACTGAGCCACCTATTTCATTAACTCCAGAAGTAATAGAATCTGTAAAAGAAGAGGTAGATGATATATGTAAACAAGCAGTTGAAGCGACTGAAAACATGATTAGATGTGGAACAGATGTACTATTTAGAGCAAAATTAGGAAGTGGATCAAGAAATGAAGATGATGAAGAATCAGGATCAGAAATTTTTGATTCTGAACAATTAGATATTACCGAAGCAGCCCACAAAACAGTTCAATCTATTGTAGAAGAAGCTGAACAGATTGCTGATGAAAGACTGAATTCTGCTGCAACAAAAATACAAGCATCTTTCAGAGGTTTTCAGGCTCGGAAGAATTTAGACAAGACTGAAGAAGCAGAT ggtaTTCCTGATTTTCCACCATCAACAGATGAAGACTATCTTTTTGGGACACCGGTGCTAGATGAAGATTTACCTCCACCCGACTTTGAAGCTCTAGAATCATCATATTCAGAAGAAGTAGCAACTGAACCTTTAGATATTCCACCACCATTAGAAAACTTACCGATACCTGAAAGTGAAGAAGTTAGTGAAGCCAGTACTGAAGTGAATGATGATGACTTACgatatttacaaagaaaacaagaatgtgatgaattaaaaaaaacaaaagaatttgaaACTTCTTCAGAAGGCGAGTCTTCTTTATCTAGTGCTGCTACAAAGATACAAGCAGGAGTTCGTGGTTATTTGACtagaaaacatataaataaccaACCGGGTGGAACAACATCAACATCAGGTGCATCAATTCCCAGTAGCGATCAATCACTGGGTGATCTTGGATCATCTAAAGATGAAGATGGACCAGTAAAAAGTATGATATCgactgaagaagaaacagaaatctGCAGACATCCTAGTACTCCAGAAAAATCAGAACAGAGACCAAGCAGCATCGatagtaaattaagtaaaaaacggATGTCATTAGATAGCAGACTTATTGTATACCCAGCATCAAAAAATGCAAGGCCAATGAGAGCAATGTCTGTGTCAAGTCCAAGAGATGATATTAGCAATGAACAAGTTTGGCAAACATTACAACAAGAATTATCAACTGCAGCAACTAGAATTCAGTCAAATTATCGTGGATATAGAGCACGTAAGCAACTGACCAGAGGTGATGCTGTTCAAATGGCAACTACCAGTACAAGTGCAACAGGTACAACAACACCCAGTAGTGGTAGTTTAGATGGCAGAAACAGTCGAACAGGTGGTGCAGCTGATCGAACATCAGGTGAATATCATGATATGATTGCTCTAACACCTCCAACCATAACTACATTAG GAGAGGAGAATGAAGATGTGGAAGTGGAggagaagaaagaagaagaggagAGGAAACCAAGTGGAGAGGGAAGAGAAACGCCAGCTGGCGATGTGACAGCACCTACTAGTGAAGAAGAAAGCAAGATGGTGAAGAGACGGCATGCTGATATTAGTGACGACAACGATAACAAAGAGGAAACAGACGACCAAGGGAAGGCTGCTACCAAAATACAAGCAGGTTTTAGAGGATATAAAACGcgtaaagaaatgaaaatggaTGATGATAAGTCTAGTAAAACAGAAAAACCTCAGTCATCAGATAATTCAAATAATCTGTCAGAAAGTAAATCAAATGAATCAAAATCACCCTCAACAAGACATTCAAAAGATGCAGAAAATGAAGCAGCAGCAAAGATTCAAGCAGGATTCCGTGGTATGAAGACACGTCAAGAACTAAAAGCTAAACAAAACTgta
- the LOC142325328 gene encoding uncharacterized protein LOC142325328 isoform X1: protein MGCVQSYFKRAHNTGLSPSSTQDSNSKAGGNGEIQVGDGSEKENKTSLSNEKLPEEPESNDTSYGVEATAVRTLAATTGTVAILGTTAKTGEKSKSQTDLTEDTDDIELSIDEKNDSSKSPDNKDNSETNIKQTDETNKRDEKINVSNKSEIKNVIIENEKQKNTATLNGASKQEESNKLNEISNVPEQSAAIENHVKADINTAVENSSDIQINSIDAESEKTTNEPSLKQTTTAVVENVKSSDSESGTSVLVNGEINNSLNDKDDVCSSEDNIDEDEERPATVVEIEKDKVENECKSRSSVSENSGSDDTKGINDDISSEQLRTNSFSDTTLSESFNAELDSVKQSPEAKEEINIGEEQTDDAIIIENLSLTNRDITEIKNIDKQSESPVAGKTSQKENRNDEEKEDEEQTTKAEIPENIAEKPQAEIKEQVSVSVTPTNQEKQNKIKDESIKKPEQELNTEKAEVKEETITPETLKKVESVLPEKDELPSKADEDNKLESAATTIQATFRGYQTRQTLLKKENEADIGKSKSKEEMYEPETKTEKEDTKLENAATTIQATFRGYQTRQTLQKKENDIDIEKEETKEEKPKIEVTNAEKDDKSLFEDETLAQAATTIQATFRGYQTRQNLQNRINDGSGDTKLSEEDTEYKIKTEEPTSLDRDNVDKTLENAATTIQATFRGYQTRQSLQNKTNNIAEDTKLSKEDEEEDKIKTEKLGNLDKKYNVDKTLENAATTIQASFRGYQTRQNLQKPDSEKNSEEHESIKDKKDQIVEERKEIEKKESVEEKKEIVEETKKIEKEESVEDVKASTVEEETKESAADNDKDKESLENAATTIQAAFKGYQVRQNIEKQKITENDSDEIKDEINIDPVTRISIKQKSEKPDESKIDEKVTSKENEKVSIPDSSTESDKTESEERDKLESPVPINIQSSLKSSQPRKNLEKRVTIAEDFMEESPVDDEKEFAAATKIQAGFRGFQVRKKLQDDKIEDEDESTEPPISLTPEVIESVKEEVDDICKQAVEATENMIRCGTDVLFRAKLGSGSRNEDDEESGSEIFDSEQLDITEAAHKTVQSIVEEAEQIADERLNSAATKIQASFRGFQARKNLDKTEEADGIPDFPPSTDEDYLFGTPVLDEDLPPPDFEALESSYSEEVATEPLDIPPPLENLPIPESEEVSEASTEVNDDDLRYLQRKQECDELKKTKEFETSSEGESSLSSAATKIQAGVRGYLTRKHINNQPGGTTSTSGASIPSSDQSLGDLGSSKDEDGPVKSMISTEEETEICRHPSTPEKSEQRPSSIDSKLSKKRMSLDSRLIVYPASKNARPMRAMSVSSPRDDISNEQVWQTLQQELSTAATRIQSNYRGYRARKQLTRGDAVQMATTSTSATGTTTPSSGSLDGRNSRTGGAADRTSGEYHDMIALTPPTITTLGEENEDVEVEEKKEEEERKPSGEGRETPAGDVTAPTSEEESKMVKRRHADISDDNDNKEETDDQGKAATKIQAGFRGYKTRKEMKMDDDKSSKTEKPQSSDNSNNLSESKSNESKSPSTRHSKDAENEAAAKIQAGFRGMKTRQELKAKQNCKPKHNTKIMINMWHKHLQ from the exons cTCATAACACTGGATTATCACCATCTTCAACACAAGATTCTAACAGTAAAGCTGGAGGAAATGGAGAAATACAAGTGGGAGATGGTagtgaaaaggaaaataaaacatcATTGTCAAATGAAAAACTCCCTGAAGAACCAGAAAGTAATGATACTTCATATGGTGTTGAAGCAACAGCCGTAAGAACACTTGCTGCAACAACAGGTACAGTAGCAATTTTAGGAACAACAGCTAAAACTGGTGAAAAATCAAAATCTCAAACTGATTTAACTGAAGACACAGATGATATAGAATTATCTATAGATGAGAAAAATGATAGTAGTAAATCTCCAGATAATAAAGATAACAGTGAAACAAATATAAAGCAAACTGATGAAACtaacaaaagagatgaaaaaattaatgtaagtaataaaagtgaaattaaaaatgtaattatagaaaatgaaaaacaaaaaaatacagcaacACTTAATGGTGCTAGTAAACAAGaagaaagcaataaattaaacgaaattagCAATGTGCCAGAACAATCTGCAGCTATTGAAAATCATGTAAAAGCAGATATAAATACTGCAGTAGAAAACTCAAGTGATATTCAGATTAATTCAATAGATGCTGAAAgtgaaaaaacaacaaatgaacCTTCTTTAAAACAAACAACAACTGCTGTAGTTGAAAATGTTAAATCAAGCGACAGTGAATCAGGAACAAGTGTATTAGTAAATGGAGAGATTAATAATTCATTGAATGATAAAGATGATGTCTGTTCGTCAGAAGACAACatagatgaagatgaagaaagaCCTGCAACAGTAGTtgaaatagaaaaagataaagtagaaaatgaatgtaaaagtCGAAGTTCAGTATCTGAAAATAGTGGCAGTGATGATACTAAAGGAATAAATGATGATATTTCAAGTGAACAATTAAGGACTAATAGTTTTTCAGACACAACATTATCAGAATCATTTAATGCTGAATTAGACAGTGTAAAACAATCACCTGAAGCAAAAGAAGAGATTAACATAGGTGAAGAACAAACAGATGAtgcaattattattgaaaatttatctttaacaaaCAGGGATATAACtgagataaaaaatatagataagcAGTCAGAATCTCCAGTAGCTGGTAAAACATcacaaaaagaaaacagaaatgaTGAGGAAAAAGAAGACGAAGAACAAACAACAAAAGCAGAAATTCCTGAAAATATAGCAGAAAAGCCACAAGCAGAAATCAAAGAACAGGTTTCTGTAAGTGTAACACCAACTAATcaagagaaacaaaataaaataaaagacgaaAGTATTAAAAAACCAGAGCAAGAACTAAATACAGAAAAGGCTGAGGTGAAAGAAGAAACAATTACCCCTGAAACTCTGAAAAAAGTAGAAAGTGTTTTACCAGAAAAAGATGAATTACCATCTAAAGCAGATGAAGATAATAAACTGGAATCAGCCGCTACAACGATACAAGCTACATTCAGAGGATATCAGACACGACAAACTTTACTAAAGAAAGAGAATGAAGCAGATATTGGGAAAAGTAAATCAAAAGAAGAAATGTATGAACcagaaacaaaaactgaaaaagaagacACAAAGTTAGAGAATGCTGCAACCACAATACAAGCAACTTTCAGAGGATACCAAACAAGACAGACCCTACAGAAGAAGGAAAATGACATAGATATTGAAAAAGAGGAAACCAAAGAAGAAAAACCTAAAATAGAAGTAACAAATGCTGAAAAGGATGATAAATCTCTTTTTGAAGACGAAACTTTAGCGCAAGCTGCAACAACAATACAAGCCACCTTCAGAGGGTATCAAACAAGACAGAACCTGCAAAACAGAATAAACGATGGAAGTGGAGACACAAAACTATCCGAAGAAGACAcagagtataaaattaaaacagaggaACCAACCAGTTTAGATAGAGACAATGTCGATAAAACTCTTGAAAATGCTGCAACAACAATACAAGCCACTTTTAGAGGATATCAGACAAGACAAAgcctacaaaataaaacaaacaacataGCTGAAGACACAAAATTATCCAAAGAAGACGaagaagaagataaaattaaaacagagaaACTTggcaatttagataaaaaatataacgtgGATAAAACTCTTGAAAATGCTGCAACAACAATACAAGCTAGTTTCAGAGGTTATCAAACAAGACAAAACCTACAAAAGCCAGACAGTGAAAAAAATTCAGAGGAACATGAatctataaaagataaaaaagatcagattgtagaagaaagaaaggaaattgAGAAGAAAGAATCAGTggaggaaaaaaaagaaattgtagaagaaacaaaaaaaattgaaaaggaagAATCAGTAGAGGATGTAAAAGCAAGCACAGTTgaagaagaaacaaaagaatCAGCAGCTGATAATGACAAAGATAAGGAATCTTTGGAAAATGCTGCAACTACAATTCAAGCAGCATTTAAAGGATATCAGGTAAGAcagaatattgaaaaacaaaaaattactgaaaatgatagtgatgaaataaaggatgaaataaatattgatcCAGTAACAAGaatatctataaaacaaaaatcagaaaaacctGATGAgtcaaaaattgatgaaaaagttacttcaaaggaaaatgaaaaagtaagtaTACCTGACAGCTCTACAGAATCTGATAAAACTGAAAGTGAGGAAAGAGATAAATTAGAATCACCAGTTCCAATAAATATTCAATCTAGTTTAAAAAGTAGTCAACCCAGAAAAAATTTGGAGAAAAGGGTTACAATAGCTGAAGATTTTATGGAAGAAAGTCCTGTAGATGATGAGAAAGAATTTGCAGCTGCAACAAAAATCCAGGCAGGTTTTAGGGGATTTCAAGTACGGAAAAAACTTCAAGATGATAAAatagaggatgaagatgaatcaACTGAGCCACCTATTTCATTAACTCCAGAAGTAATAGAATCTGTAAAAGAAGAGGTAGATGATATATGTAAACAAGCAGTTGAAGCGACTGAAAACATGATTAGATGTGGAACAGATGTACTATTTAGAGCAAAATTAGGAAGTGGATCAAGAAATGAAGATGATGAAGAATCAGGATCAGAAATTTTTGATTCTGAACAATTAGATATTACCGAAGCAGCCCACAAAACAGTTCAATCTATTGTAGAAGAAGCTGAACAGATTGCTGATGAAAGACTGAATTCTGCTGCAACAAAAATACAAGCATCTTTCAGAGGTTTTCAGGCTCGGAAGAATTTAGACAAGACTGAAGAAGCAGAT ggtaTTCCTGATTTTCCACCATCAACAGATGAAGACTATCTTTTTGGGACACCGGTGCTAGATGAAGATTTACCTCCACCCGACTTTGAAGCTCTAGAATCATCATATTCAGAAGAAGTAGCAACTGAACCTTTAGATATTCCACCACCATTAGAAAACTTACCGATACCTGAAAGTGAAGAAGTTAGTGAAGCCAGTACTGAAGTGAATGATGATGACTTACgatatttacaaagaaaacaagaatgtgatgaattaaaaaaaacaaaagaatttgaaACTTCTTCAGAAGGCGAGTCTTCTTTATCTAGTGCTGCTACAAAGATACAAGCAGGAGTTCGTGGTTATTTGACtagaaaacatataaataaccaACCGGGTGGAACAACATCAACATCAGGTGCATCAATTCCCAGTAGCGATCAATCACTGGGTGATCTTGGATCATCTAAAGATGAAGATGGACCAGTAAAAAGTATGATATCgactgaagaagaaacagaaatctGCAGACATCCTAGTACTCCAGAAAAATCAGAACAGAGACCAAGCAGCATCGatagtaaattaagtaaaaaacggATGTCATTAGATAGCAGACTTATTGTATACCCAGCATCAAAAAATGCAAGGCCAATGAGAGCAATGTCTGTGTCAAGTCCAAGAGATGATATTAGCAATGAACAAGTTTGGCAAACATTACAACAAGAATTATCAACTGCAGCAACTAGAATTCAGTCAAATTATCGTGGATATAGAGCACGTAAGCAACTGACCAGAGGTGATGCTGTTCAAATGGCAACTACCAGTACAAGTGCAACAGGTACAACAACACCCAGTAGTGGTAGTTTAGATGGCAGAAACAGTCGAACAGGTGGTGCAGCTGATCGAACATCAGGTGAATATCATGATATGATTGCTCTAACACCTCCAACCATAACTACATTAG GAGAGGAGAATGAAGATGTGGAAGTGGAggagaagaaagaagaagaggagAGGAAACCAAGTGGAGAGGGAAGAGAAACGCCAGCTGGCGATGTGACAGCACCTACTAGTGAAGAAGAAAGCAAGATGGTGAAGAGACGGCATGCTGATATTAGTGACGACAACGATAACAAAGAGGAAACAGACGACCAAGGGAAGGCTGCTACCAAAATACAAGCAGGTTTTAGAGGATATAAAACGcgtaaagaaatgaaaatggaTGATGATAAGTCTAGTAAAACAGAAAAACCTCAGTCATCAGATAATTCAAATAATCTGTCAGAAAGTAAATCAAATGAATCAAAATCACCCTCAACAAGACATTCAAAAGATGCAGAAAATGAAGCAGCAGCAAAGATTCAAGCAGGATTCCGTGGTATGAAGACACGTCAAGAACTAAAAGCTAAACAAAACTgta